From the Verrucomicrobiota bacterium genome, the window ATCGAAACCGAAATCTGCGAAGAGCTTTGCGAGTTGCTGTCGAAAAAGATCAAGAAGGTGGGCGACGCGCAGGTCATCATCAAAGCCGGCAAAGGTCATCGCTTTGTGGTCATCCTCCGCGGCAAGGGTTTGGAGGGGCCGCTGACGGACGCCGACCCGCATCGCGAAGGCGCGCTTATTCCTATTGCTCAACCAGTTAACCGCAAGTCGGCCAAGGCCAAGAAGGCGGCTAAATTGATCAAGGAGTTCTACAAATTGGCGTTGCCAATCATCGCGAAGCGAAAGCCTGCGAACGGCTTTTTGATGCGTGGCATTGCCCACCGACCGGCGATTCCGCTCTTCGAGGAGCGCTACCATCTGAAGCCTGCGTGCCTCGCTGTCTATCCGATGTATAAGGGGCTGGCGCAACTGGTCGGCATGACCAAACTTGAAGGACCGCAGACCATTGCCGGGCAATTCGAGCGTTACCTGGCCGAGTACGAGAACTATGATTTCTTTTTCATTCATTACAAGTACACCGACATGCACGGTGAGGACGGCAACTTCGAAGCGAAGAAAAAGGCGATCGAAGAGTTCGACGCGGCGCTCCCCATCTTGCTGCGAAAGAGACCCGACGTCCTCGCGATCACTGGCGATCATTCCACGCCGTGCGCGTTACGGGGTCACTCGTGGCATCCGCAACCGGTGTTGCTGGTGTCGGCGACTTCCGGTTCGGACAAACTCGACCGTTTCACCGAGACGAATGCGAACCGTGGCTCACTCGGAGTGTTCGAAGCGAAATGGCTGATGCGTCTCATGCAGGCGAACGCAAAAATGTTTGACAAGTTCGGAGCTTGAGCTGGAATTTTATCCAGTTGCCAAAAAACTTTTTCAAAAAATGTGTTGCATGTCGGTAGAAAAGATTTTTTATTTTTTCAAAATAAGACTAGTCAGCAGAAAGATTTCTGTCTAAATGAACTTAGATGAACCCAAAAAACTGATCGGGGGTGATATTCGTGGCAGCTAAAAAGAAAAAAGCAGGAAAGAAAAAGAAGTAACCATCACCCAACACCAGGATGGCAGGTCTGGTCCCAGCGACAGGTTTCCCATCCTGGTCAATTGATCTGTCTCGCCCCGCCGCCGCATGGCCAAATTGGTTTTTGACATCGAGTCCTCCACGCTGCCACTGACAAACTTCGATGAAGTGCAGCAGGAGTATCTTTTTCGCGAGACGGAAAAAATCACCGACGTAGTCGCGCGCGAAACCCGCCGCGCCGAAATCCTTCAGCAGTTCAATCTCTGGCCCTTCACCGCCCAGGTGGTGTGCATTGCCATGCTCAATGCGGACACGGTGCGGGGTCAGGTGCTGTTCACCGCGGATGATTGCGAGGCGGACACTGCCGAGGCCGGGCCGGTCGAGTTTGTTGCCTGCGTGGATGAGACTGAACTACTGACGGCCTTTTGGGACGTGGCCCAGCATTATGAGGCGATTGTGACGTTCAATGGGCGCGGTTTTGATGTGCCCTTCCTTTACCTGCGGTCCGCTCTCTTGAACGTCCCGATCAAACGCAAGGACTGGCTCGGCTACCGTTTTCAAACTGAACCGCATTGCGATCTGGCAGAACAACTTACATTTTACGGCGTCAGCGGTCGGGATGGGGCGGCGCGCAAGTTCAATCTCGATTTCTACTGCAAGGCCTTCGGCATTGAATCACCCAAGAGTCACGGCGTCACGGGGCTGGACGTAAATCATCTGCTGGCGGAAGGCAAGTATCGCGAGATTGCCGAGTATTGTTTGCGGGACGTGCGCGCCACCGTGGAGCTTTACCGGATCTGGAAAGAGCGGCTGGCGGGAATCAAATGAGTGCGGAGTGCGGAGTGCGGAGTGCGGAATCCGAAGCGCGCCGCGGTCGTGAGAGGACGTTCGTTTGTTTTGCAGTCAAGGAGGAGGCGGCTGCGTTTCGAAAAATCGCAGCGGGCAGAACCGATGTTGCGATTCTCATCACCGGCATCGGACAGAACAACGCTCAAAGGTCGGTTCGCGATTTTCTCCGGCAGCATTCTCCTCAGCGTGTGTTCACCTGCGGTTTTGCCGGTGGTCTGAATCCCAAACTCAAAATTGGCGATGTGATTTTTCTCACTGTCTATCCCGATTTGGACAAGGCTCTGGCTGAGTCGGGCGCATCGCCAGCAAGTTTGTTTTGTGCACAGCGCATCGTGACGACGGCGGCGGAAAAGCAAGAGTTGCGTCGCACCACAGGTGCCGACGCGGTGGAAATGGAATCAGGCGCGATTCAAGCCGTCTGCCGCGAGCGCGGAATTCCTTGCGCGACAGTGCGCGTGATCTCAGACACAGCCAACGAAGATTTACCGCTTAACTTCAACCGACTTGCGAAGCCGGACATGAGCCTCGATTACGGCAAGCTGGCGCTGGCAATTGCGAAATCGCCCGCGCAAATTCCAGCACTGTTGCGGCTGCAGAAGAATTGCCGGTTCGCAGCGGAGCAGCTCGCCCGTGTATTGGCGAAGGTCATCTGGCCGCCGTAGGCGTTTGGGCGGCGGGGATTGCGTCCGCCGGTTTGGACTTCGCCTTCTCGCTGTAGCTCACCAGTGCCGCGCCGACGACTATCAGCGCCACGCCTGCCCAACGCAGCGCCGACACTTCTTCCTTGAGAATGATCTTCGCCGCAATGGCGGTGATGACGAAACCAAGAGAAGTCAACGGCCAGATCAGACTGACATCCCGCTGGGAGAGCAGGTATAGCAAGCAGCCAAAAAAAATCGCCTCGAAGAAAATGCCCAGCAGAATATTGCGGTTGACGGCACCGCGCGCCACGAGCCGGCCGATTTCCGCCAGGGTGACCTGTTGAAGTTCACCAATCTGTTTCAGGCCGGCGCTTAAAAAAACCACGCCCACCGCCTCGAACAAAAGACCGATAATCAAGACAAACAGAATTTTGGTCATGCTATAAATCCTCGTAACGAATCAACTTGATGCCGAGTTCTTCAACCAGCGCCTTCACCCGTGGACTGACCAAGGCATCGAACTCGTGCTTAAATTCGTCGAGCGACGGATGCGAGTAAAGCTCCGAATCGCCGGCCGGCAACTGCGGGAGAAGCCGCGTGACGAATCCTTGATCCACGCGCGCATTTTGCAGCAGGCCGAACACCTGCAAGGTATGTCGAATATTTTTGCGCTGAAGAACGGGAAGCGCGCGTCCGGAAAGCAAGCGATGAATCAACGCATGACTCACCCGATACCCCCAGTGGCCGGAAGCCAGGCGCGCATTCAACCAAAAAGGGTCGCGGGTGAAGCGGAAACGCCGGATGCCGAGCCGGTCGGCGTCCTCCATCAGAATCCGGAAGATGGTGGGGTGGAGGTGGAGGTGGAGATGCCCGTTGACATGGTCGAGCGGAAGACCGGTGGCGCGGAATTTTTCGAACTGCGCATGAATTTCCTGACGTAACTGATCGCGCAGGCTTTTTCGGGCGAAGTACCGAAGGCCGGCCTTAACCGGACAATCGACGAATTCGTGTTGCGGGTTGACCAGGCTGGGAATCTCTTCTGCGGACAATGCTGAATGACCGCCCAGCAGGGTCAGGTGCAGCCCCACGCCCAGGCGCGGATTTTCCTTCGCCAGCGCGACGGCTTCCGCAAAGGCCGGCTCGTTCACCATCAAACTGGCGGTGGTGAGGATGCCCTCCCGATGAGCGCGGATGACCGCTAGGTTGATGGAACTGGAGCGGCCGAAATCGTCGGCGTTAACAATGAGGCGGCGGGCGGAGGTCATCAGGCGACGGGTGTTTGGTTCTTAATGTTAATCTTAATCTTGCTCTTCTGCTCCTCCTTCGCCGGCAGATTAAGAGGAAGATTAAGATTACGATTAAGAAGCGAACAAGGCTTAGGGCGTGCCATAATTCGGCGCCAGGGCGCCCGAGACCAACCGACACCAGGTGCGGAAGATGAGCAGGAACTTCTGGCCCTTGTTCAAGCGCGTCGGTCGGTCGCCAAAAACGTTGAACTGCTGCCGCTCCAGTTTGCGCAACAACCGCCAGTAAACCGAGCCCATCAATTCCGCCGCAATCATGGCGCGACGGTCTTCAGCGGGCAAAGTCTCCCGGGCAAGTTGATAAAAATGGCGCGCGCGGCTGGCAACACTCGCCGCCAGTTCACGAAAGCGAGTTGAGTATTCAAGTCGTAGAATTTCCCCGGATGAAATTTGAAAGCGGGCCAGCTCGGCAAGCGGCAGGTAGATGCGGCCGCGTTCGGCGTCGGAACGCACATCGCGCAGGATGTTCGTCAGTTGCAAGGCCTTCCCCAGATGGATGGCATAATCGCGAGACGCCGGATTCTTGTAGCCGAAGATCTCGATGCTCAAGAGTCCGACGACGGAAGCCACGCGATAACAGTATTGTTCCAGGTCGGCATAATTTTCGTAGCGCTTGATGGCCAAGTCCATCTCCACACCGCGGAGCAACTCATCAAAGTACTCGAACGGAAGCCGATATTGTTGAATGACCGGTTGGAGTTCGCGGTTGACTGGAAACTGTGGTGTCTCCGCTCCGCAGGCCCGGCGGATGTCGTCGCGCCACGCGGCCAGAACCTGGCGACGCCGGTCGATTGGCGAAGTTTCATCATCGGTCACATCATCCACTTCGCGGCAAAATGCGTAGAGGGCGGATATCCCATCGCGTTTGGTCCGCGGCAACAGCACGAACGCCAGCGCCAGGTTGGAGGCGCTTTTGCGGGTGATTTGCCGACTTTCTTGCATGCCTTACTTTGGCGGTGGGGGTTGATCCTCCGGGCGGATGGGCGGGAGGCCGCCGGTTTCCGCGAGCGTGGGATTGCGCGGCCGATGTTCCTTGCGGTGCCGGTGCCTTCGGCGATGCCGGTGGCGCGGGGGACTGGCGGAGGCCCCGTCCGGTGAATGGATTTGGGCGAAGGAAGGTGGATGCGGAGTGCGCAACAGGCCGCGGCGGCGGTGTTTACGATGCAGGAGGTAGGCAAAGAGAAAAACCAATAATGTGATGGCCACCAGAACCGCCACAAAAATCGTCACCTCATCGAACCGACGCGTGGCGACCAGTTGGTTGGCTGGTTGAGCATCGCTCACATTGGTATCAACCTGGGCCAGAATCAGACTGGTGGGTTTCATAAAGAATCTTCCGCTTCAGCCGGCAACGCACTCACCTCACTACCCTCGGGCACCGCGCTGATGTTCAATCGCCGCAGCCGGTAGCGCAGAGCGTGTCGGCTGATCTTCAACTGTTCGGCCGCCTTGGCGATGTTGTAGTGATGTTCTTCCAGCACACTGGTCACCAGTTCGCGTTCGAATTTGTCCAGCAGGGAATCCAGGGATTGGGTGCGGAGGGCGGCCGGCGCCCCGGGTTTGTGCAGCCGGGTTTCGATTTCAAAATCCGGCAGGCTGGCGGCTTGGATTTCGTCGGTCGTTTCCAAAATCAAGGCGCGCTCCACGACGTTGCGCAAT encodes:
- a CDS encoding 2,3-bisphosphoglycerate-independent phosphoglycerate mutase gives rise to the protein MNLDALYSELTLNTDAKLVLLVLDGLGDIATKEQGYLTPLEAAATPNLDALAKDAAQGRMIPVAPGITPGSGPGHLALFGYDPLEFQVGRGVIEALGLGLELKAGDVAARANFCTLDAKGIVTDRRAGRIETEICEELCELLSKKIKKVGDAQVIIKAGKGHRFVVILRGKGLEGPLTDADPHREGALIPIAQPVNRKSAKAKKAAKLIKEFYKLALPIIAKRKPANGFLMRGIAHRPAIPLFEERYHLKPACLAVYPMYKGLAQLVGMTKLEGPQTIAGQFERYLAEYENYDFFFIHYKYTDMHGEDGNFEAKKKAIEEFDAALPILLRKRPDVLAITGDHSTPCALRGHSWHPQPVLLVSATSGSDKLDRFTETNANRGSLGVFEAKWLMRLMQANAKMFDKFGA
- a CDS encoding ribonuclease H-like domain-containing protein, which gives rise to MAKLVFDIESSTLPLTNFDEVQQEYLFRETEKITDVVARETRRAEILQQFNLWPFTAQVVCIAMLNADTVRGQVLFTADDCEADTAEAGPVEFVACVDETELLTAFWDVAQHYEAIVTFNGRGFDVPFLYLRSALLNVPIKRKDWLGYRFQTEPHCDLAEQLTFYGVSGRDGAARKFNLDFYCKAFGIESPKSHGVTGLDVNHLLAEGKYREIAEYCLRDVRATVELYRIWKERLAGIK
- a CDS encoding EamA family transporter yields the protein MTKILFVLIIGLLFEAVGVVFLSAGLKQIGELQQVTLAEIGRLVARGAVNRNILLGIFFEAIFFGCLLYLLSQRDVSLIWPLTSLGFVITAIAAKIILKEEVSALRWAGVALIVVGAALVSYSEKAKSKPADAIPAAQTPTAAR
- the hpnK gene encoding hopanoid biosynthesis-associated protein HpnK, producing MTSARRLIVNADDFGRSSSINLAVIRAHREGILTTASLMVNEPAFAEAVALAKENPRLGVGLHLTLLGGHSALSAEEIPSLVNPQHEFVDCPVKAGLRYFARKSLRDQLRQEIHAQFEKFRATGLPLDHVNGHLHLHLHPTIFRILMEDADRLGIRRFRFTRDPFWLNARLASGHWGYRVSHALIHRLLSGRALPVLQRKNIRHTLQVFGLLQNARVDQGFVTRLLPQLPAGDSELYSHPSLDEFKHEFDALVSPRVKALVEELGIKLIRYEDL
- the hpnD gene encoding presqualene diphosphate synthase HpnD encodes the protein MQESRQITRKSASNLALAFVLLPRTKRDGISALYAFCREVDDVTDDETSPIDRRRQVLAAWRDDIRRACGAETPQFPVNRELQPVIQQYRLPFEYFDELLRGVEMDLAIKRYENYADLEQYCYRVASVVGLLSIEIFGYKNPASRDYAIHLGKALQLTNILRDVRSDAERGRIYLPLAELARFQISSGEILRLEYSTRFRELAASVASRARHFYQLARETLPAEDRRAMIAAELMGSVYWRLLRKLERQQFNVFGDRPTRLNKGQKFLLIFRTWCRLVSGALAPNYGTP